One part of the Lytechinus pictus isolate F3 Inbred chromosome 3, Lp3.0, whole genome shotgun sequence genome encodes these proteins:
- the LOC129256275 gene encoding aminoacylase-1-like isoform X1: protein MIINSPPPPRNVTVSLICVETVTSFVKPRKFPFLFFLKICSFISTVTSQLGTRELSSPQRRIAAQNSMFLSFIYWYFIKYQRCLSFKVYRCVGLSKTHEKPSLASTLFFDPFVQVLTGMAHIRKEHWDCDPFEAKKMENGDIYARGSQDMKCVGIQYIEAIRRLISDGKRMMRTIHMTFVPDEEIGGDLGMGKFTKTEDFRNLNVGFGLDEGLANPTEKFSLYHGERAVWWVEVNCVGQPGHGSQFIQDTAAVKLQKVLTAFLNYRDQEEARAKKSGKLGDVNTPNLTYLSGGVAKNVVPSNLTLLFDLRVSPDTTPEDMVKKLDELVAMGGSGVSYKLLRKDISYTTPLGDDNAWWKTFKKACEKEKVDLHIEIFPAGTDSKYLRALGIPCFGFSPMNNTPILLHDHNEYLNEDIFLHGISIYETIITDIANVPDA, encoded by the exons atgattatcaattctcccccccccccccgtaatgTTACCGTGTCATTAATTTGCGTTGAAACAGTCACATCGTTTGTAAAGCCGAgaaaatttccttttcttttttttttgaaaatttgttcctTCATTAGCACCGTAACGTCTCAACTGGGGACACGCGAATTGTCTTCGCCACAGCGAAGAATTGCTGCACAAAACTCGATGTTTCTGTCTTTTATTTACTGGTATTTCATCAAATATCAGAGATGTTTGTCATTTAAAG TTTACCGATGTGTTGGCCTATCTAAAACACATGAAAAACCAAGCCTAGCGAGTACTTTATTTTTCGACCCCTTTGTCCAAGTCTTAACCGGAATGGCCCATATAAGAAAG GAACATTGGGATTGTGATCCATTTGAGGCAAAGAAAATGGAGAATGGAGACATCTATGCTAGGGGATCTCAG GACATGAAATGTGTTGGCATTCA GTACATTGAAGCTATTCGTAGACTCATAAGCGATGGGAAGCGGATGATGCGAACCATACATATGACCTTTGTGCCAG ATGAAGAAATTGGTGGAGACCTAGGGATGGGAAAGTTCACAAAGACTGAAGATTTCAGGAACCTCAATGTTGGATTTGGGCTTGACGAAG gGCTTGCCAACCCAACAGAAAAATTCAGTCTCTATCATGGAGAACGGGCAGTTTGGT gggtTGAAGTAAACTGTGTTGGACAGCCTGGTCATGGATCTCAGTTCATACAGGATACTGCTGCTGTAAAATTA CAAAAAGTTTTGACTGCATTCTTGAATTATCGAGATCAAGAAGAAGCTAG AGCAAAGAAGAGTGGTAAATTAGGGGATGTCAACACTCCCAACTTGACCTATTTATCG ggaggggttgctaaaaaTGTTGTTCCTAGTAACCTGACACTTCTCTTTGATCTACGTGTCTCACCAGACACAACTCCAGAG gataTGGTGAAGAAACTAGATGAACTTGTAGCAATGGGCGGGTCTGGTGTGTCTTATAAACTACTGAGG AAAGATATCAGCTATACAACCCCTTTGGGTGATGATAACGCCTGGTGGAAAACATTCAAGAAAGCATGTGAGAAAGA GAAGGTGGATctgcatattgagatatttcCAGCTGGGACAGATAGCAAGTACCTCCGAGCCTTGGGTATACCTTGCTTTGGTTTCTCACCAATGAATAACACTCCAATCTTACTCCATGATCACAACGAATACCTCAATGAAGACATCTTTCTCCATGGAATCTCAATTTACGAGACCATCATCACAGATATTGCCAATGTGCCCGATGCGTGA
- the LOC129255564 gene encoding uncharacterized protein LOC129255564, with translation MESQSSNPGPVTIGICTSALKSNIEAFINKVKSLPNVAVKFIQLPYNDLDSFRLSSEGLDGVIVCHSINNRRFAITDVMDALYDKFLPHVKQVFGKDNVCVIAHDFHWPMGSGRDGHTKVKGAYMDTFRYKQFTTFECAKLAIICGRLDKGIEMDEEDFKKTEDFVYQCGKRKPYISIPNMDLTPMGGKCAWRSNWGRFRKVSACLSVIGYFCWSYFLKTIVLHNERMLMVNYNGNFFYCMAG, from the exons ATGGAGAGTCAATCATCAAACCCGGGACCAGTTACGATAGGCATCTGTACATCAGCGTTGAAGTCCAACATCGAGGCTTTTATAAATAAAGTCAAAAGTCTCCCCAATGTAGCAGTTAAATTTATTCAGCTACCATACAATGATTTAGACAGTTTTCGGCTTTCAAGTGAAGGACTGGATGGTGTGATAGTATGTCATTCTATCAACAATCGTCGTTTTGCAATCACAGACGTCATGGATGCACTCTATGACAAGTTCTTGCCTCATGTCAAACAAGTATTTG GAAAGGATAACGTTTGTGTTATTGCACACGACTTTCATTGGCCCATGGGATCGGGACGGGATGGCCATACCAAGGTCAAAGGAGCATACATGGATACCTTCCGATACAAACAATTCACGACATTTGAGTGCGCCAAACTGGCCATCATCTGCGGTAGACTAGACAAAGGGATAGAAATGGATGAAGAAGATTTTAAGAAGACTGAAGACTTCGTGTATCAGTGTGGAAAGCGAAAGCCATATATCAGTATCCCAAATATGGACTTGACACCGATGGGTGGAAAATGTGCATGGCGTTCCAATTGGGGGCGATTTAGAAAGGTTTCTGCATGCCTGAGTGTCATTGGTTACTTCTGTTGGTCTTACTTCTTGAAAACCATAGTCCTACATAATGAACGTATGTTAATGGTCAATTATAACGGTAACTTCTTCTACTGCATGGCAGGTTAA
- the LOC129256275 gene encoding aminoacylase-1-like isoform X4, translating to MRLLVLASYITHRYIEAIRRLISDGKRMMRTIHMTFVPDEEIGGDLGMGKFTKTEDFRNLNVGFGLDEGLANPTEKFSLYHGERAVWWVEVNCVGQPGHGSQFIQDTAAVKLQKVLTAFLNYRDQEEARAKKSGKLGDVNTPNLTYLSGGVAKNVVPSNLTLLFDLRVSPDTTPEDMVKKLDELVAMGGSGVSYKLLRKDISYTTPLGDDNAWWKTFKKACEKEKVDLHIEIFPAGTDSKYLRALGIPCFGFSPMNNTPILLHDHNEYLNEDIFLHGISIYETIITDIANVPDA from the exons ATGCGTCTACTGGTGCTGGCTAGCTATATTACGCACCG GTACATTGAAGCTATTCGTAGACTCATAAGCGATGGGAAGCGGATGATGCGAACCATACATATGACCTTTGTGCCAG ATGAAGAAATTGGTGGAGACCTAGGGATGGGAAAGTTCACAAAGACTGAAGATTTCAGGAACCTCAATGTTGGATTTGGGCTTGACGAAG gGCTTGCCAACCCAACAGAAAAATTCAGTCTCTATCATGGAGAACGGGCAGTTTGGT gggtTGAAGTAAACTGTGTTGGACAGCCTGGTCATGGATCTCAGTTCATACAGGATACTGCTGCTGTAAAATTA CAAAAAGTTTTGACTGCATTCTTGAATTATCGAGATCAAGAAGAAGCTAG AGCAAAGAAGAGTGGTAAATTAGGGGATGTCAACACTCCCAACTTGACCTATTTATCG ggaggggttgctaaaaaTGTTGTTCCTAGTAACCTGACACTTCTCTTTGATCTACGTGTCTCACCAGACACAACTCCAGAG gataTGGTGAAGAAACTAGATGAACTTGTAGCAATGGGCGGGTCTGGTGTGTCTTATAAACTACTGAGG AAAGATATCAGCTATACAACCCCTTTGGGTGATGATAACGCCTGGTGGAAAACATTCAAGAAAGCATGTGAGAAAGA GAAGGTGGATctgcatattgagatatttcCAGCTGGGACAGATAGCAAGTACCTCCGAGCCTTGGGTATACCTTGCTTTGGTTTCTCACCAATGAATAACACTCCAATCTTACTCCATGATCACAACGAATACCTCAATGAAGACATCTTTCTCCATGGAATCTCAATTTACGAGACCATCATCACAGATATTGCCAATGTGCCCGATGCGTGA
- the LOC129256275 gene encoding aminoacylase-1-like isoform X2: MAHIRKEHWDCDPFEAKKMENGDIYARGSQDMKCVGIQYIEAIRRLISDGKRMMRTIHMTFVPDEEIGGDLGMGKFTKTEDFRNLNVGFGLDEGLANPTEKFSLYHGERAVWWVEVNCVGQPGHGSQFIQDTAAVKLQKVLTAFLNYRDQEEARAKKSGKLGDVNTPNLTYLSGGVAKNVVPSNLTLLFDLRVSPDTTPEDMVKKLDELVAMGGSGVSYKLLRKDISYTTPLGDDNAWWKTFKKACEKEKVDLHIEIFPAGTDSKYLRALGIPCFGFSPMNNTPILLHDHNEYLNEDIFLHGISIYETIITDIANVPDA; encoded by the exons ATGGCCCATATAAGAAAG GAACATTGGGATTGTGATCCATTTGAGGCAAAGAAAATGGAGAATGGAGACATCTATGCTAGGGGATCTCAG GACATGAAATGTGTTGGCATTCA GTACATTGAAGCTATTCGTAGACTCATAAGCGATGGGAAGCGGATGATGCGAACCATACATATGACCTTTGTGCCAG ATGAAGAAATTGGTGGAGACCTAGGGATGGGAAAGTTCACAAAGACTGAAGATTTCAGGAACCTCAATGTTGGATTTGGGCTTGACGAAG gGCTTGCCAACCCAACAGAAAAATTCAGTCTCTATCATGGAGAACGGGCAGTTTGGT gggtTGAAGTAAACTGTGTTGGACAGCCTGGTCATGGATCTCAGTTCATACAGGATACTGCTGCTGTAAAATTA CAAAAAGTTTTGACTGCATTCTTGAATTATCGAGATCAAGAAGAAGCTAG AGCAAAGAAGAGTGGTAAATTAGGGGATGTCAACACTCCCAACTTGACCTATTTATCG ggaggggttgctaaaaaTGTTGTTCCTAGTAACCTGACACTTCTCTTTGATCTACGTGTCTCACCAGACACAACTCCAGAG gataTGGTGAAGAAACTAGATGAACTTGTAGCAATGGGCGGGTCTGGTGTGTCTTATAAACTACTGAGG AAAGATATCAGCTATACAACCCCTTTGGGTGATGATAACGCCTGGTGGAAAACATTCAAGAAAGCATGTGAGAAAGA GAAGGTGGATctgcatattgagatatttcCAGCTGGGACAGATAGCAAGTACCTCCGAGCCTTGGGTATACCTTGCTTTGGTTTCTCACCAATGAATAACACTCCAATCTTACTCCATGATCACAACGAATACCTCAATGAAGACATCTTTCTCCATGGAATCTCAATTTACGAGACCATCATCACAGATATTGCCAATGTGCCCGATGCGTGA
- the LOC129256275 gene encoding aminoacylase-1-like isoform X3 gives MENGDIYARGSQDMKCVGIQYIEAIRRLISDGKRMMRTIHMTFVPDEEIGGDLGMGKFTKTEDFRNLNVGFGLDEGLANPTEKFSLYHGERAVWWVEVNCVGQPGHGSQFIQDTAAVKLQKVLTAFLNYRDQEEARAKKSGKLGDVNTPNLTYLSGGVAKNVVPSNLTLLFDLRVSPDTTPEDMVKKLDELVAMGGSGVSYKLLRKDISYTTPLGDDNAWWKTFKKACEKEKVDLHIEIFPAGTDSKYLRALGIPCFGFSPMNNTPILLHDHNEYLNEDIFLHGISIYETIITDIANVPDA, from the exons ATGGAGAATGGAGACATCTATGCTAGGGGATCTCAG GACATGAAATGTGTTGGCATTCA GTACATTGAAGCTATTCGTAGACTCATAAGCGATGGGAAGCGGATGATGCGAACCATACATATGACCTTTGTGCCAG ATGAAGAAATTGGTGGAGACCTAGGGATGGGAAAGTTCACAAAGACTGAAGATTTCAGGAACCTCAATGTTGGATTTGGGCTTGACGAAG gGCTTGCCAACCCAACAGAAAAATTCAGTCTCTATCATGGAGAACGGGCAGTTTGGT gggtTGAAGTAAACTGTGTTGGACAGCCTGGTCATGGATCTCAGTTCATACAGGATACTGCTGCTGTAAAATTA CAAAAAGTTTTGACTGCATTCTTGAATTATCGAGATCAAGAAGAAGCTAG AGCAAAGAAGAGTGGTAAATTAGGGGATGTCAACACTCCCAACTTGACCTATTTATCG ggaggggttgctaaaaaTGTTGTTCCTAGTAACCTGACACTTCTCTTTGATCTACGTGTCTCACCAGACACAACTCCAGAG gataTGGTGAAGAAACTAGATGAACTTGTAGCAATGGGCGGGTCTGGTGTGTCTTATAAACTACTGAGG AAAGATATCAGCTATACAACCCCTTTGGGTGATGATAACGCCTGGTGGAAAACATTCAAGAAAGCATGTGAGAAAGA GAAGGTGGATctgcatattgagatatttcCAGCTGGGACAGATAGCAAGTACCTCCGAGCCTTGGGTATACCTTGCTTTGGTTTCTCACCAATGAATAACACTCCAATCTTACTCCATGATCACAACGAATACCTCAATGAAGACATCTTTCTCCATGGAATCTCAATTTACGAGACCATCATCACAGATATTGCCAATGTGCCCGATGCGTGA